Proteins from a single region of Bacteroidales bacterium:
- a CDS encoding RsmD family RNA methyltransferase has translation MRIIGGKFGGRYIPLPNSLPVKPTTAVAREGLFNILQHRYDISNTIVFDLYAGTGSISLEFISRGANKVFAVEKNPLLVRHLKKIKKEWNLNNFYVTFKDVHFFLRFTKLKADIIFADPYYHDRYLEEIIQYVFERQLLMKDGILIVEHSKEKNFYKHPNFIEERKYGKVHFSLFMNKDI, from the coding sequence ATGCGTATAATTGGTGGAAAGTTCGGGGGGCGATACATCCCGCTGCCCAATTCACTTCCGGTCAAACCCACAACGGCTGTTGCAAGGGAGGGATTGTTTAACATTTTACAGCATCGTTACGATATCAGCAACACTATAGTATTTGATCTTTATGCTGGAACAGGTTCGATTTCTTTAGAATTTATCTCTCGCGGTGCTAACAAAGTCTTTGCAGTAGAAAAAAATCCTTTGTTAGTTCGGCATTTGAAAAAAATCAAAAAAGAATGGAATTTGAATAATTTTTACGTGACTTTTAAGGATGTTCATTTTTTTTTACGTTTTACGAAACTTAAAGCTGACATTATTTTTGCCGATCCTTATTATCATGATCGTTATTTAGAGGAAATAATTCAATATGTATTTGAGAGACAGCTTCTTATGAAGGATGGAATCCTAATTGTTGAACACTCGAAGGAGAAAAATTTTTATAAACATCCAAACTTCATCGAAGAAAGAAAGTATGGCAAAGTTCATTTTAGTCTTTTCATGAATAAAGACATATAA
- the fbaA gene encoding class II fructose-bisphosphate aldolase, translating into METLKEILKPGIVYGEGLRKLFAYAKEKGFALPAVNVTNSSTIIAVLEAAAQVKSPVIIQFSSGGGQFVAGKSIHNDNYEASIAGAIAGAHLIHQLAPLYGVPVVIHTDHAAKKLLPWVDGMIKAGEEFYQKHGYPLFSSHMLDLSEETLEENVAISKKYLEKISALEMFLEIELGVTGGEEDGVDHTGIENARLYTQPEHVFYAYTELIKISPNFTIAASFGNVHGVYKPGNVVLQPVILKNSQNYIVEKLQLTETKPVSFVFHGGSGSSREEIHEAISYGVVKMNIDTDTQWAYWEGVLNYYKKYEAYLQGQLGNPEGPDKPNKKYYDPRAWLREAEKSMVKRVVQAFEDLRSLNVLA; encoded by the coding sequence ATGGAAACATTGAAGGAGATTTTAAAACCCGGAATTGTGTATGGAGAAGGTTTAAGAAAATTGTTTGCATATGCTAAAGAGAAAGGATTTGCTTTACCTGCTGTAAATGTGACCAATTCGAGTACTATTATAGCTGTCCTAGAGGCAGCAGCACAGGTCAAGTCGCCTGTCATTATTCAATTTTCCAGTGGTGGAGGTCAGTTCGTTGCTGGAAAATCTATTCATAATGACAACTATGAAGCTAGTATTGCTGGTGCTATAGCTGGAGCTCATTTAATTCACCAGCTGGCACCGCTCTATGGAGTACCGGTAGTCATTCATACCGATCATGCAGCTAAAAAGCTACTACCTTGGGTAGACGGTATGATCAAGGCTGGAGAAGAATTTTATCAGAAACATGGTTATCCTCTTTTTTCAAGTCATATGTTAGATTTAAGTGAAGAAACACTTGAAGAAAACGTTGCTATCAGCAAAAAATATCTTGAAAAAATATCAGCTTTGGAAATGTTTTTGGAAATTGAACTTGGCGTGACAGGAGGTGAAGAAGATGGGGTAGATCATACAGGAATAGAAAATGCTCGTCTTTATACTCAACCCGAACATGTTTTTTATGCGTATACGGAACTGATAAAAATTTCTCCCAACTTTACGATTGCAGCTTCATTTGGAAATGTTCATGGGGTTTACAAGCCCGGTAACGTTGTCCTTCAGCCCGTCATCCTAAAAAACAGTCAAAATTATATTGTCGAAAAATTACAACTGACAGAAACAAAACCCGTGTCCTTTGTTTTCCATGGCGGTAGTGGTTCAAGTAGGGAAGAAATCCATGAAGCAATATCATATGGGGTTGTCAAGATGAACATTGATACTGATACTCAGTGGGCTTATTGGGAAGGAGTTTTAAATTATTATAAGAAGTATGAAGCTTATCTTCAAGGGCAACTTGGTAATCCTGAAGGTCCTGACAAACCTAACAAAAAATATTATGATCCTCGAGCCTGGCTTCGTGAGGCCGAAAAGTCCATGGTAAAACGTGTCGTGCAGGCTTTTGAAGATCTTCGATCCTTAAATGTTTTAGCTTAA
- a CDS encoding protein-disulfide reductase DsbD family protein — translation MKKTLAVVLIIFNCLIVKSQILQPVKWKSYVQKHNDSIAHLVFKATIDPGWHLYAQDVPPGGPVPTTFSVKPGKHFTLIGKVYPVTKAHDGYDSTFEMNIKFYENSATFVQPIKILSNEKFTVEATVEFMACNNITCITPQEVDFSFTIDGSQYKIATLNVVSKDKDTISSQGKTPHTVVSSDKSTTLNHDQKTSRGTIDVVRPKRSIWGIILEAIIWGLLAILTPCVFPMIPMTVSFFLKSNQGSKIRARFNATFFGINIVALYTLPIAFLIGITYLFGGESVTADIFNWLSTHWLPNIIFFLIFFIFALSFFGAFEIVLPHWMVNRADRNADRGGMLGTFFMALVLVLVSFSCTGPIVGTIIVKSLQGDIWEPVITMLAFSIAFALPFSIFAYFPQWLEKLPKSGGWMNMFKVTLGFLELALGLKFLSVADQVYHWRLLDREVYLAIWIVIFSLLGMYYLGIYRFKHDDKTDHISIGRLMLAIVTFSFVLYLIPGMWGAPLKALSGYLPPQQTHDFDIQRIIREEIQVQLSMMGNANPEKSDLYKLCEKPKYEDILPPLPHGLQGYHDLEQALRCSKKLQKPVFVDFTGHGCVNCREMEARVWSHPEVLKRLKNNFIVCALYVDDKTELPENEWVKSTYDGKIKKTIGKKYADLQVTRYKINAQPYYVILDTAGHDLVEPKAYDLNVDNFIQFLDNALKEFNNRMNK, via the coding sequence ATGAAAAAAACACTTGCAGTTGTTCTCATTATTTTTAATTGTCTTATTGTAAAAAGTCAAATTCTTCAACCCGTCAAATGGAAATCATACGTTCAAAAGCATAACGATTCTATTGCACATTTGGTATTCAAAGCCACCATAGATCCTGGATGGCATTTATATGCTCAGGATGTTCCACCAGGAGGTCCTGTTCCAACGACTTTTTCTGTCAAACCAGGAAAACACTTCACGTTAATCGGTAAAGTTTATCCTGTAACTAAGGCTCATGATGGGTACGACAGCACATTCGAGATGAACATTAAGTTTTATGAGAATTCTGCTACATTCGTTCAACCTATTAAAATTCTAAGTAATGAGAAGTTTACAGTAGAAGCTACTGTAGAATTCATGGCATGCAACAACATTACCTGTATTACTCCCCAAGAAGTTGATTTTTCTTTCACCATTGATGGTTCCCAGTATAAAATAGCAACTTTAAATGTTGTGTCAAAAGATAAAGACACAATATCCTCTCAGGGAAAAACACCTCATACGGTAGTTTCTTCTGACAAATCCACAACCCTGAATCATGATCAGAAAACAAGTCGTGGCACGATCGATGTCGTTCGTCCAAAGCGTTCTATTTGGGGAATCATTCTGGAAGCCATCATTTGGGGATTATTGGCTATTCTTACACCTTGCGTTTTCCCCATGATTCCAATGACCGTATCCTTTTTCCTCAAAAGCAATCAAGGCAGCAAAATCAGAGCTCGCTTTAACGCAACTTTTTTTGGCATTAATATCGTAGCACTTTATACACTCCCTATTGCCTTCCTTATTGGGATTACGTATCTTTTTGGAGGAGAGAGTGTAACAGCCGATATCTTTAATTGGCTCAGCACTCACTGGTTACCTAACATCATTTTTTTCCTAATTTTTTTCATTTTTGCTCTTTCGTTTTTCGGAGCTTTTGAAATAGTCCTGCCCCACTGGATGGTAAATCGAGCCGATAGAAACGCTGATCGTGGTGGAATGCTGGGAACTTTTTTTATGGCATTGGTTTTAGTGCTTGTTTCCTTTAGCTGCACAGGTCCTATTGTAGGGACTATCATAGTAAAATCGCTTCAGGGAGATATTTGGGAACCTGTCATTACGATGCTTGCTTTCTCTATTGCTTTTGCCTTACCATTTTCAATTTTTGCATATTTTCCTCAATGGCTCGAAAAATTACCTAAATCGGGCGGGTGGATGAACATGTTCAAGGTCACACTGGGTTTTCTTGAACTTGCTCTGGGACTCAAATTCCTCTCTGTAGCAGATCAAGTTTACCATTGGCGGTTGCTTGATCGTGAAGTATACCTTGCCATTTGGATAGTTATCTTTTCCCTTTTAGGCATGTACTATTTAGGCATATACCGCTTCAAACACGATGACAAAACCGATCACATTTCTATTGGACGACTCATGCTCGCCATTGTAACCTTTAGCTTTGTTTTATATCTTATTCCAGGTATGTGGGGTGCACCACTTAAAGCTCTCTCAGGTTACCTCCCCCCTCAACAAACTCATGATTTCGACATTCAACGCATCATTCGTGAAGAAATACAGGTACAACTTTCGATGATGGGTAATGCAAATCCGGAAAAAAGTGATTTATACAAACTTTGTGAAAAACCCAAGTATGAAGACATTCTCCCTCCATTACCACATGGCCTTCAAGGTTATCACGACCTTGAACAAGCCTTACGATGTTCGAAAAAATTGCAAAAACCAGTTTTTGTTGACTTTACCGGACATGGCTGTGTCAACTGTCGAGAAATGGAAGCCCGTGTTTGGAGCCATCCAGAAGTATTAAAAAGATTAAAAAACAATTTCATAGTTTGTGCTCTTTATGTAGATGATAAAACAGAGCTTCCAGAAAATGAATGGGTAAAATCTACTTACGATGGAAAAATCAAAAAAACCATTGGAAAAAAATATGCCGACTTACAAGTGACCCGATATAAAATTAATGCTCAACCATATTATGTAATATTAGATACTGCCGGTCATGACCTAGTTGAACCCAAGGCTTATGATCTCAACGTAGATAATTTTATTCAATTTCTTGATAATGCCTTGAAAGAATTTAATAACAGAATGAACAAATAA
- the tilS gene encoding tRNA lysidine(34) synthetase TilS yields the protein MSKDIYEIFLKHISSDIPDYGSRKYLLAVSGGLDSMTMWELFTRAGFQVIVAHVNYQLRGQESEEDELLVRKISSERNQPVFVKHIDLHSFAQQHGLSIQIAARKVRYDFFKKILEQEKADFICTAHHKDDLIETFFIALHQKGNLFKLTGFQKISDYIYRPLLNFSRKELESYAYQRKIIFRNDRSNQQDIYQRNIWRNHILPKIDFYFPNFRQNFYQSLNYLRETSSFLKYAIHRELEFCMIDDRTLNLNKLRKHPFSIWLLKQFLLSMNGDPNWAEKILSSSLQPRRFIKNGNIFYIHHDFLYVEKLDQTTDSIDLYYIDEDLSTSHLPFFLEATQVTIQSLNEIPRNPYQACMDMSKLQFPILVRKWKAGDYFQPLGMKGQKKVSDFLTDSKIPIWERNKTYVMISNHHIIWVIGLRISQQVAIQEVPSQAILWNYKNI from the coding sequence ATGTCAAAAGATATATATGAAATTTTTCTCAAGCATATCTCTTCCGACATACCTGACTACGGATCGAGAAAATATTTACTTGCTGTTAGCGGGGGTCTGGACAGCATGACCATGTGGGAACTATTTACTCGTGCAGGTTTTCAGGTTATTGTAGCCCATGTAAACTATCAACTCCGGGGACAAGAAAGCGAAGAAGATGAACTACTTGTTAGAAAAATTTCTTCGGAAAGAAATCAACCTGTTTTCGTCAAACATATAGATTTGCACAGTTTTGCTCAACAACATGGTCTAAGCATTCAGATAGCTGCCCGCAAAGTACGATACGATTTTTTTAAAAAAATCCTCGAACAGGAAAAAGCAGATTTTATTTGCACTGCACATCATAAGGATGATTTGATTGAAACATTCTTCATTGCTCTTCACCAAAAAGGAAATCTGTTCAAACTAACTGGCTTTCAAAAGATTTCCGACTATATTTATAGACCTTTATTGAACTTTTCACGCAAGGAACTTGAATCATATGCTTATCAAAGAAAAATTATTTTTAGAAATGATCGAAGTAATCAACAAGACATATATCAACGAAACATTTGGAGAAATCATATTTTACCAAAAATTGACTTTTATTTTCCTAATTTTCGTCAAAACTTTTATCAAAGTTTAAACTATTTGCGTGAAACAAGCTCATTCTTAAAATATGCGATCCATCGAGAATTAGAATTTTGCATGATCGACGATCGAACGTTAAATTTAAATAAACTTAGAAAACACCCTTTTTCTATTTGGTTACTTAAACAATTCTTACTATCCATGAATGGCGATCCAAATTGGGCTGAAAAAATCTTATCTTCTTCCTTACAACCTCGACGCTTTATCAAAAATGGCAATATCTTTTATATTCATCACGATTTTTTATACGTAGAAAAACTAGATCAAACCACGGATAGCATCGATTTATACTATATTGACGAAGATCTTTCTACATCTCATTTGCCTTTTTTTCTCGAAGCTACCCAAGTCACCATTCAGAGTTTAAATGAGATACCGAGAAATCCCTATCAAGCCTGCATGGATATGAGCAAACTACAATTTCCGATTCTTGTTCGAAAATGGAAGGCAGGTGATTATTTTCAACCACTTGGGATGAAAGGACAAAAAAAAGTATCTGATTTTCTCACTGACTCAAAAATTCCAATTTGGGAAAGAAATAAAACGTATGTGATGATTTCCAACCATCATATTATTTGGGTCATAGGCTTGCGGATCTCACAGCAGGTTGCAATTCAAGAAGTGCCCTCCCAAGCCATCCTGTGGAATTATAAAAATATATAA
- a CDS encoding DUF5684 domain-containing protein: MGGILGASMAFIVFYLAIIILMIVSMWKIYVKAGQPGWASIVPIYNLIILLEIVKKPIWWIILLLIPFVNFIILIILYHRLSLSFGKGVGFTIGLIFLPFIFFPILAFDGSTYTPLQQ; encoded by the coding sequence ATGGGAGGAATTTTAGGTGCATCAATGGCCTTTATTGTGTTTTATCTAGCTATCATTATTTTGATGATAGTTTCCATGTGGAAGATTTATGTAAAAGCAGGTCAACCTGGGTGGGCTTCAATTGTACCAATTTATAATCTTATTATTCTTCTTGAAATTGTAAAAAAACCTATTTGGTGGATTATTCTTTTATTAATACCTTTCGTGAATTTTATCATTTTGATAATTTTATATCACAGACTTTCTTTGTCTTTCGGGAAGGGTGTAGGATTTACGATTGGACTAATTTTTTTACCGTTTATATTTTTCCCTATTCTTGCTTTTGACGGATCAACATATACTCCTCTTCAGCAGTAA
- a CDS encoding T9SS type A sorting domain-containing protein, with amino-acid sequence MKGLLTFSMGMMVLVTLWGQTIRYVKTTGLQGGGYQGPYSWNDNEAYRDLQAAINDSQFGDEVWVAQGTYIPIYDSAFVYTDSSRWSTFVLKEGVKVRGSFQGLPGQEGDTSYQDLNMHPSILSADIKQNDPSYFPWPGGAQISDSYIIDNAYSIVRNVTPLTSATLLDNFVIKHAYYLDTTLPNYGNQKVIGAVFLKENASPILSNLLFMQNNGAVGWIPGFIHFPGQQSIAGSAITIVNSSPTIKNCMFWRNYSGPAITVNNFVNYDTVYVKDSYFIDNYGGDAGAVICPYGAAKLVMINCMMYYNFSNYGTGLIAKGFWTSNPVEVIIQNCTYMQNNLTSLAYPGRLFYLMANYGHAAVDVKVANSVFWDNGPKFTSNNTPDGIFYYDSGISLDITNSLVEFGWPHYKSNILTSNPLFVSLPSTNLSPLDFDYKSAFNVYENSPLIDPNLPQVYFNVPFDINGNPRDANPDLSSFEFEDPIPASLIPIENSEHVIIYPNPFSNEFSIKLDHVNNAILQIYDITGREIHQQLLENNINQISVKGMLSGLYTIKVSTTNGDILSVRKIIKQ; translated from the coding sequence ATGAAAGGATTATTAACATTTTCAATGGGAATGATGGTTCTTGTGACCTTATGGGGTCAAACCATCCGTTACGTCAAAACAACAGGTCTTCAAGGTGGTGGATACCAAGGACCTTATTCATGGAATGATAACGAAGCATACAGAGATCTGCAAGCTGCTATCAACGATAGTCAGTTTGGCGATGAAGTATGGGTCGCACAAGGAACATATATTCCAATCTACGACTCAGCTTTTGTTTATACTGATTCTTCTCGTTGGTCAACCTTCGTACTTAAAGAAGGAGTAAAAGTTAGAGGATCGTTTCAAGGTTTACCTGGACAAGAAGGTGACACAAGTTATCAAGATTTGAATATGCATCCATCTATTCTCTCAGCTGATATAAAACAAAATGACCCCTCTTACTTTCCATGGCCAGGTGGTGCTCAAATAAGTGATTCGTATATCATAGATAATGCTTATTCAATTGTCCGCAATGTAACACCACTAACATCTGCCACATTACTAGACAATTTTGTCATTAAACATGCTTATTATTTAGATACAACATTACCAAATTATGGAAATCAAAAAGTGATTGGCGCAGTTTTTCTTAAAGAGAATGCTTCTCCGATTTTGTCAAATTTACTTTTCATGCAAAATAATGGTGCTGTTGGTTGGATTCCAGGATTCATTCATTTTCCCGGCCAGCAATCTATAGCCGGTTCTGCCATCACCATCGTCAATTCCAGCCCTACCATAAAAAATTGTATGTTCTGGAGAAACTATAGTGGGCCTGCCATTACTGTAAATAATTTTGTAAATTATGACACAGTTTATGTTAAAGATTCATATTTTATTGATAATTACGGTGGGGATGCTGGTGCTGTAATTTGTCCGTATGGAGCAGCTAAGTTAGTCATGATTAATTGCATGATGTATTATAATTTCTCAAATTATGGTACTGGTCTCATTGCTAAGGGATTCTGGACATCTAATCCAGTAGAAGTTATTATTCAAAATTGTACTTATATGCAAAACAATTTAACTTCTTTAGCTTATCCTGGACGTTTATTCTATCTAATGGCGAATTATGGACATGCTGCAGTCGATGTTAAAGTTGCAAATTCTGTTTTTTGGGATAACGGACCTAAATTTACTTCAAATAATACCCCTGATGGGATATTTTACTATGATTCTGGTATAAGCCTCGATATAACCAATTCACTAGTTGAGTTTGGCTGGCCTCATTATAAATCAAATATCCTCACTTCCAACCCCTTATTTGTTTCATTACCAAGCACAAATCTTTCACCACTTGATTTTGATTATAAATCAGCTTTCAACGTCTATGAAAATAGTCCATTAATTGATCCTAATTTACCTCAAGTATATTTCAACGTACCCTTCGATATTAACGGTAATCCTCGAGATGCTAACCCAGATTTGTCTTCATTTGAATTTGAAGACCCTATACCCGCTTCCCTAATTCCAATCGAAAATTCAGAACACGTCATTATCTATCCAAATCCTTTTTCAAACGAATTCAGTATCAAACTAGATCATGTTAATAATGCCATACTTCAGATCTACGATATTACAGGACGCGAAATACACCAACAGTTATTAGAGAATAATATAAATCAAATTTCAGTAAAAGGGATGCTTAGTGGATTGTACACTATAAAGGTTTCCACAACAAATGGAGATATTCTCTCTGTACGGAAAATAATAAAACAATAA
- a CDS encoding DUF3822 family protein, producing MKYSGFELENVKIIPGNKIKRISLFTEDGFFYFEVNIGTGGIFFKRAFFQPLDEAFFFLEKNPCEVFSFYRPNSMLVPEELVLSYDLHSIYSLAKDVSASIPLEKYFIEDISAYLVTHVPSQLSRISSDVKDYTFFWLKHALKNYLKSSFQNAYAIIFLFNEYMTLLVLDHGKVKIFNHYYVQTLSEFWYQFFGAIQTCSLNESPLRVLISGDVVSNDERFLFLKEKNCDPEILKGVETDDDRYLPFSSVFWCLRDLCV from the coding sequence ATGAAATATTCTGGATTTGAATTAGAAAATGTTAAGATAATTCCGGGTAATAAGATTAAAAGAATTTCGCTTTTTACAGAAGATGGTTTTTTTTATTTCGAAGTAAACATTGGCACAGGTGGTATTTTTTTCAAAAGAGCTTTTTTTCAGCCACTGGATGAAGCATTTTTTTTTCTAGAAAAAAATCCGTGTGAGGTTTTTTCTTTTTACAGGCCGAATTCTATGTTGGTTCCTGAAGAACTTGTTTTAAGTTATGATTTACACTCAATTTATTCTTTAGCAAAAGATGTTTCAGCAAGTATACCTTTAGAAAAATACTTTATTGAGGATATATCTGCTTATCTGGTCACTCATGTGCCATCCCAGCTTTCAAGAATTTCTTCAGATGTGAAAGATTATACATTTTTTTGGTTGAAGCATGCTTTAAAAAATTATCTAAAGTCTTCGTTTCAAAATGCTTATGCTATAATATTTTTATTTAATGAGTATATGACATTACTTGTGTTAGATCATGGTAAAGTAAAAATTTTTAATCATTATTATGTACAGACTTTAAGTGAGTTTTGGTATCAATTCTTTGGTGCCATCCAAACTTGTTCTTTGAATGAATCACCTTTACGTGTACTGATTTCTGGTGACGTAGTTTCTAACGATGAACGTTTCTTATTTCTGAAAGAGAAGAATTGTGATCCTGAAATTTTAAAGGGAGTTGAGACAGATGACGATCGGTACCTTCCTTTTTCGTCTGTTTTTTGGTGTCTGAGGGATTTATGCGTATAA
- the nuoE gene encoding NADH-quinone oxidoreductase subunit NuoE, translating into MSNVAELVKKLVEKYGKHRSSLLPVLQGVVEVNRYLSQEALVEVAKQMDIPPADVYGTATFYSFLDTVPRGRNIIRVCKTISCEMAGKEHIVRALEKTLKIKMGETTHDGEFSLLYTNCIGWCHKGPAMLVNDEPYTELTSQKAIEIIENYMSKSKN; encoded by the coding sequence ATGTCAAATGTAGCAGAATTGGTTAAAAAATTGGTCGAAAAATACGGCAAACACAGAAGTAGTTTGCTTCCTGTGCTGCAAGGAGTAGTTGAAGTAAATCGGTACTTAAGTCAGGAGGCTCTGGTTGAGGTTGCAAAACAAATGGATATTCCTCCTGCAGATGTGTATGGTACAGCAACATTTTATTCTTTTCTCGATACTGTACCTCGGGGAAGAAACATAATTCGCGTTTGTAAGACTATTTCGTGTGAAATGGCTGGCAAGGAACACATTGTCAGAGCTTTGGAAAAAACCTTGAAGATCAAAATGGGTGAAACCACGCATGATGGAGAATTTTCATTGCTTTACACCAATTGCATTGGATGGTGTCATAAAGGACCTGCAATGTTGGTCAACGACGAACCATATACCGAACTTACATCCCAAAAAGCTATTGAAATTATTGAAAATTATATGAGTAAATCAAAAAACTAA
- a CDS encoding ferritin family protein has product MKSPEDVLKEAILMEKRGQALYNEVSHKSPDPDVKRIFSLMAEEEAMHAAFLSEQLKSFLKNKNFVKLDLKEEVSTLTELIINTNLKDKIEAASFEGAAISAAIELETKSIEVYKKQAKEAIDPHIKEMFEYLARWENTHYEILLKLDEQLKEKIWFSNEFWPF; this is encoded by the coding sequence ATGAAATCACCTGAAGATGTTTTGAAAGAAGCCATTTTGATGGAAAAAAGAGGGCAAGCCCTTTACAACGAAGTATCTCATAAATCTCCCGATCCTGATGTGAAAAGAATTTTTTCACTTATGGCCGAGGAAGAAGCTATGCATGCTGCCTTTTTATCGGAACAACTAAAAAGTTTCTTAAAAAACAAAAATTTCGTTAAACTGGACCTTAAAGAAGAAGTGAGTACTCTTACTGAACTTATTATTAATACTAATTTAAAAGACAAAATTGAAGCTGCCAGCTTTGAAGGAGCTGCTATCAGTGCTGCGATCGAACTAGAAACCAAATCGATCGAGGTTTACAAAAAACAAGCAAAAGAGGCCATTGATCCTCACATCAAAGAAATGTTTGAATACCTAGCTCGATGGGAAAATACCCATTATGAAATTTTACTTAAACTTGATGAACAGCTTAAAGAAAAAATTTGGTTTAGCAATGAATTTTGGCCTTTTTAA
- a CDS encoding NADH-dependent [FeFe] hydrogenase, group A6, which yields MVTVKVNNIPVNVPEGTTILDAARLANFKVPTLCYHPDLSVAGNCRVCVVEVKGSRLLSAACATPVAEGMEIFTHSEQVRSARKHVVELLLSEHNADCTKCFRNGNCELQTLAAEYRIGYHLFLDLVKEKDKIPDISSPSIQKDNSKCIRCQRCVRTCSELQAVTALAVIAKGDHQHIGTFFDMPMNEVVCTNCGQCINRCPTAALTERSYIEVVWDYINHPDYHVVVQTAPAVRAALGEELGFEPGTRVTGKMVAALKHLGFDGVLDTDFTADLTILEEGTELLTRLKKALVEKDTNVALPLFTSCSPGWIKFIEHMFPNLLKHLSTCKSPQQMFGALAKTYYAKKRNIDPAKIKVVSIMPCTAKKFEAERPEMRDSGYQDVDVVLTTRELAMMIKQAGIDFVNLEDMPYDNLMGTSTGAGVIFGATGGVMEAALRTAYEIVTGREVPFANLNITPVRGMEGVREATIKIEGTLPEWSFLEGAEVKVAVAHGLANAKKLMEAIEQGKASYHFVEVMACPGGCLGGGGQPIPTSLDIRKKRAEAIYAEDEGLPLRKSHQNPEVLQLYEEFLGKPNSHEAHELLHTHYKPRKRW from the coding sequence ATGGTTACCGTAAAAGTGAATAATATACCTGTCAATGTTCCCGAAGGAACAACCATTCTCGATGCAGCAAGATTAGCAAATTTTAAAGTTCCAACTCTATGTTATCATCCTGATTTGAGTGTGGCAGGTAATTGCCGTGTGTGTGTGGTGGAGGTTAAAGGTTCTCGATTGCTCTCTGCAGCTTGTGCAACACCTGTCGCTGAAGGAATGGAAATTTTTACTCATAGCGAACAGGTTCGTTCTGCGAGAAAACATGTCGTTGAATTGCTTCTTTCAGAACATAATGCAGATTGTACTAAATGTTTCCGAAACGGCAATTGTGAGTTGCAAACACTTGCTGCTGAATACAGGATTGGTTATCATTTGTTTCTTGATTTAGTGAAGGAAAAAGATAAAATTCCAGACATCAGTTCTCCTTCCATACAAAAGGACAATAGTAAATGCATCCGTTGCCAGAGATGTGTAAGAACATGCAGTGAACTGCAGGCAGTCACAGCTCTTGCTGTTATAGCTAAGGGGGACCATCAACACATTGGAACTTTCTTTGATATGCCTATGAATGAAGTGGTATGCACCAATTGCGGGCAGTGTATCAATCGTTGCCCGACAGCTGCTTTAACTGAACGTTCTTACATTGAAGTTGTTTGGGATTACATCAACCATCCAGATTATCATGTGGTAGTACAAACAGCTCCTGCTGTTCGTGCTGCTCTTGGGGAAGAACTTGGCTTTGAACCAGGTACTCGCGTGACGGGTAAAATGGTAGCAGCTTTGAAACACCTTGGCTTTGATGGCGTATTGGATACGGATTTCACAGCTGACCTAACTATTCTTGAGGAAGGTACAGAATTACTAACAAGACTAAAGAAAGCTTTGGTGGAAAAAGATACCAATGTTGCACTACCTTTGTTTACTTCTTGTTCACCTGGCTGGATTAAATTTATTGAACACATGTTTCCTAATCTTCTAAAGCATCTATCAACATGTAAATCTCCTCAACAGATGTTCGGCGCATTGGCTAAAACATATTACGCTAAGAAACGTAATATCGATCCAGCAAAAATTAAAGTGGTATCTATCATGCCATGCACGGCCAAGAAATTCGAAGCAGAAAGACCTGAAATGCGAGATAGCGGATATCAAGATGTAGATGTTGTTCTAACAACCAGAGAGCTTGCCATGATGATCAAACAGGCAGGGATTGACTTCGTCAACCTTGAAGATATGCCTTATGACAATTTGATGGGGACTTCGACAGGTGCTGGAGTAATTTTTGGAGCTACTGGAGGCGTCATGGAAGCTGCTTTACGTACCGCTTATGAAATTGTGACAGGGCGAGAAGTGCCGTTTGCTAATCTCAACATTACACCCGTACGAGGCATGGAAGGCGTACGCGAAGCAACTATCAAAATCGAAGGAACATTACCAGAATGGAGTTTCCTTGAAGGTGCTGAGGTCAAAGTTGCTGTTGCCCATGGATTAGCTAATGCTAAAAAATTGATGGAGGCCATTGAACAGGGCAAAGCAAGTTATCATTTTGTTGAAGTTATGGCATGCCCCGGTGGTTGCTTAGGAGGAGGTGGTCAACCCATTCCTACAAGTCTTGACATTCGTAAGAAAAGAGCAGAAGCAATTTATGCAGAAGACGAGGGACTGCCTTTGCGAAAATCGCATCAAAACCCAGAAGTACTTCAGCTTTACGAAGAATTCCTTGGCAAACCTAATAGTCATGAAGCTCATGAACTTTTGCACACTCATTATAAACCACGTAAAAGATGGTAA